The proteins below come from a single Nitrosospira sp. Is2 genomic window:
- a CDS encoding ABC transporter ATP-binding protein, with protein MNALLELRNIRHAYGRQTVVEDLSLTLQKGAIGCLLGPSGCGKTTVLRSIAGFEPISAGEIWLNGALISNASICVPPERRHIGMVFQDYALFPHLTVRANVGFGLHRMGNAERAVRVTEVLHTVGLSEDAEKYPHQLSGGQQQRVALARALAPRPDLLLLDEPFSNLDVTLRGRLSLEVRDILKNQNATAILVTHDQEEAFAIADEIGVMHQGQIQQWDTAYNLYHKPANRFVADFIGEGVFLAGKMLDPRHVEIELGILEGEVAHCCGPTCQLCREGCAVDVLIRPDDIVHDDASPVSAIVLHKAFRGADILYTLRLPGGSTALSLVPSHHNHAIGEKIGIRLEADHVVAFNQVAP; from the coding sequence ATGAACGCATTGCTTGAGCTCAGGAATATTCGGCATGCCTATGGACGGCAAACGGTGGTGGAGGATCTGTCGCTCACCCTGCAAAAAGGCGCGATCGGCTGCCTGCTGGGTCCAAGCGGATGCGGGAAGACCACGGTCCTGCGAAGCATCGCCGGATTTGAGCCTATTTCAGCCGGTGAAATTTGGCTCAACGGCGCGCTGATAAGCAATGCGAGCATCTGCGTTCCTCCGGAACGGCGCCATATTGGGATGGTATTTCAGGATTACGCCTTGTTTCCTCATCTAACCGTTCGCGCGAACGTGGGCTTCGGCCTGCATCGCATGGGAAACGCCGAGCGTGCGGTGCGCGTCACCGAGGTGCTGCACACAGTAGGTCTCTCGGAAGACGCAGAAAAATATCCCCACCAACTGTCCGGCGGACAGCAACAGCGGGTTGCCCTCGCCCGAGCACTTGCTCCGCGACCTGATCTGCTATTGCTGGATGAGCCTTTTTCAAACCTGGACGTAACCTTGCGCGGTCGCTTAAGTCTCGAAGTACGCGATATTCTTAAGAATCAAAATGCTACGGCTATTTTGGTGACGCATGATCAGGAAGAGGCGTTTGCCATTGCTGATGAGATCGGCGTTATGCATCAGGGACAAATCCAGCAGTGGGACACCGCTTATAACTTGTATCATAAGCCCGCGAACCGGTTTGTTGCCGACTTCATAGGTGAAGGAGTATTTCTCGCGGGTAAGATGCTTGACCCGCGTCATGTGGAGATAGAACTGGGAATTCTGGAGGGCGAGGTCGCACATTGCTGCGGCCCCACGTGCCAGCTGTGCCGCGAGGGATGCGCGGTGGACGTACTCATCCGGCCGGATGATATCGTGCACGATGATGCCAGCCCCGTCAGCGCCATCGTGCTGCACAAGGCTTTCCGGGGAGCGGATATTCTCTACACCTTGCGCCTCCCCGGCGGCAGTACCGCGCTATCGCTCGTGCCCAGCCACCATAATCATGCCATAGGTGAGAAAATCGGCATCAGGCTGGAAGCGGATCACGTGGTAGCGTTCAACCAGGTGGCTCCCTAG
- the mltB gene encoding lytic murein transglycosylase B — MRFLIVMLGLLALAGCASASTTAPSAPLRPEIEAFISEMVERHGFTQAELEVTLRMAQFQPAIIKAISQPATSKPWYAFRPLLVSQQRVTDGVAFWNNHAATLERARREFGIPEEIVAAVIGVETNYGVQSGRHRILDALTTLAFNYPKRAGFFRAELEQYLLLSREQGMDVLSIKGSYAGAIGIPQFMPSSYRRYAVDFDSDGKIDLSGSPADAIGSVANYLKSYGWEVDQVAVVPALVNGADYREAVFTGTKPFYTLVELRERGVIPREKSPADLPATLIELENNDGNEHWLGFNNFFVITRYNRSVNYAMSVLQLADEIRAARNSDSQ; from the coding sequence ATGCGATTTCTGATAGTTATGCTGGGCTTGCTTGCGCTTGCCGGATGTGCGTCAGCCTCGACAACTGCGCCATCGGCGCCACTGCGGCCGGAGATCGAGGCTTTTATCAGTGAGATGGTGGAGCGACACGGGTTTACTCAGGCCGAGCTTGAGGTCACTCTTCGCATGGCACAGTTTCAGCCGGCGATTATCAAAGCGATTTCCCAACCGGCTACTTCGAAGCCGTGGTATGCATTTCGTCCTCTCCTCGTCAGCCAGCAGCGCGTGACAGATGGGGTTGCGTTCTGGAATAACCATGCTGCGACGCTGGAGCGGGCGCGTAGAGAGTTCGGCATCCCCGAAGAGATTGTCGCCGCAGTGATCGGGGTAGAAACAAACTATGGCGTGCAGAGCGGCAGACATCGCATTCTGGATGCGTTGACCACTTTAGCCTTCAATTATCCGAAGCGCGCGGGATTCTTTCGGGCCGAGCTGGAGCAGTATCTTTTGTTGAGCCGGGAACAGGGAATGGATGTGCTTAGCATCAAGGGGTCTTATGCCGGAGCCATCGGCATTCCGCAATTCATGCCCAGCAGTTACAGGCGGTACGCGGTTGATTTTGATAGTGATGGCAAAATCGATTTATCCGGCAGCCCAGCGGACGCGATCGGCAGTGTGGCGAATTACCTGAAGAGCTATGGCTGGGAAGTTGATCAAGTTGCAGTCGTGCCGGCCCTGGTGAATGGCGCCGATTACCGCGAAGCCGTGTTCACAGGGACCAAGCCATTTTATACCTTAGTCGAACTGAGGGAGCGGGGGGTCATTCCCCGCGAGAAATCTCCTGCTGATCTTCCGGCTACGTTGATCGAGTTGGAGAATAACGACGGAAACGAACACTGGCTGGGTTTCAATAATTTCTTCGTCATCACCCGTTACAATCGCAGCGTGAATTATGCGATGTCGGTGTTGCAACTGGCCGATGAAATCCGGGCAGCAAGAAATTCAGATTCTCAGTAG
- a CDS encoding ABC transporter permease yields MKGVNGEVLNSTGTNTSTDPVYSSSRRAAHISTGWRLIPVFIAALVLIPVGTVLSSLFAPASDVWQHLVETTLPDLLANTFWLALGVSLGTALLGVSLAWFTAVCDFPGCRFFSWALLLPLAIPAYVTAFVALGLFDYIGPVQTTLRVSLQSDLLWFPNVRSGPGVVVVMVLAFYPYVYLLARNAFITQGKRSLEAAQSLGFNRTQGFFRLSLPMARPWIAGGVMLALMETLADFGTVAVFNYDTFTTAIYKAWFGMFSLAAASQLASVLIVIVFAVIVIEQQLRSGMRYAETRQSARIDRIPLSGWRAWSIAALASGTLFFAFVLPVSQLSIWAAGVFARDFDQRYLEFLWHSLLLSAVAAVLTCGVALLMVYAARRHPDRVTRAAVRISTIGYALPGAVLAVGIFIPIAWLDNQLSDVALRLFDIQAGVLMQGTLATMLIAYMTRFLAVSHSPIDSAMHRITPNIDEAARGLGLTGWAALRRVHLPILKGGIFTAASLVFVDVMKEMPITLMTRPFGWDTLAVRIFEMTSEGEWEQAALPAVTLVLAGLLPIIFLMRQTEK; encoded by the coding sequence ATGAAGGGCGTGAATGGGGAGGTACTGAATTCAACAGGCACCAACACAAGTACTGATCCTGTTTACAGCTCGTCACGTCGCGCCGCTCATATCTCGACAGGTTGGCGTCTGATTCCGGTTTTTATCGCTGCGCTTGTACTGATACCCGTCGGCACAGTCCTCTCCTCTCTTTTCGCCCCAGCGAGCGATGTGTGGCAGCATCTGGTTGAAACGACACTTCCCGACCTGTTGGCGAATACCTTTTGGCTCGCATTAGGAGTATCTCTAGGCACCGCATTGTTGGGAGTAAGCCTGGCATGGTTTACCGCGGTGTGCGACTTTCCCGGATGTCGTTTCTTCTCCTGGGCGCTCCTGCTGCCGCTCGCAATACCCGCTTACGTCACCGCATTCGTCGCACTTGGTCTGTTTGATTACATCGGCCCGGTGCAAACGACGCTGCGCGTGTCGCTACAATCGGATCTGCTCTGGTTTCCAAACGTACGGAGTGGGCCGGGTGTTGTCGTTGTCATGGTTCTCGCGTTTTATCCCTATGTCTACCTTCTGGCACGTAATGCGTTCATCACACAGGGTAAACGGTCACTCGAGGCGGCACAATCGTTGGGCTTCAATCGTACCCAGGGATTCTTCAGACTTTCCCTGCCCATGGCCCGACCATGGATTGCCGGCGGTGTAATGCTGGCGTTGATGGAAACGCTCGCGGACTTCGGCACCGTCGCCGTCTTCAATTACGACACCTTCACCACAGCCATATACAAAGCGTGGTTCGGCATGTTTTCCTTGGCCGCAGCCTCCCAGCTCGCCTCAGTGCTGATTGTGATCGTCTTTGCTGTCATCGTGATAGAGCAGCAACTTCGATCCGGCATGCGCTATGCCGAAACCAGGCAAAGTGCAAGAATTGACCGCATTCCGCTCTCGGGCTGGCGTGCATGGTCAATTGCCGCCCTCGCGTCAGGCACCCTGTTCTTTGCATTTGTCTTGCCGGTGAGTCAGCTAAGCATTTGGGCAGCAGGTGTTTTTGCTCGTGATTTTGATCAGCGCTACCTCGAATTTCTCTGGCATTCACTGCTACTTTCGGCAGTTGCGGCGGTGCTCACCTGTGGCGTCGCGCTACTCATGGTTTATGCCGCAAGGCGACATCCCGATCGCGTTACTCGCGCCGCCGTCCGCATCTCCACCATAGGCTATGCCTTGCCTGGCGCAGTTCTGGCAGTGGGTATTTTCATTCCGATAGCATGGCTGGATAACCAGCTCAGCGACGTCGCCTTGCGATTATTCGATATTCAAGCGGGAGTGCTCATGCAGGGCACGCTCGCCACCATGCTGATCGCCTATATGACGCGTTTCCTGGCGGTCAGTCATAGTCCCATAGATAGCGCCATGCACCGTATCACCCCCAACATCGATGAAGCCGCCAGGGGACTCGGCTTGACCGGGTGGGCGGCGCTACGACGTGTGCATTTGCCCATTTTGAAAGGGGGAATTTTTACCGCCGCCTCGCTCGTATTCGTGGACGTAATGAAGGAAATGCCCATTACCCTGATGACCCGGCCCTTTGGCTGGGATACGCTGGCGGTGAGAATTTTCGAAATGACTTCAGAGGGCGAATGGGAACAGGCCGCGTTGCCTGCGGTGACCTTGGTGCTGGCGGGGCTGCTTCCCATTATCTTTCTTATGCGGCAAACTGAGAAATAA